In Phyllopteryx taeniolatus isolate TA_2022b chromosome 13, UOR_Ptae_1.2, whole genome shotgun sequence, the following are encoded in one genomic region:
- the peli2 gene encoding E3 ubiquitin-protein ligase pellino homolog 2: MFSSSQEEHCAPSKDPVKYGELVVLGYNGSLPNGDRGRRKSRFALYKRTKANGVKPSAVHILNTPQDSKAVNSKGQHSISYTLSRNQTVVVEYSYDKDTDMFQIGRSTESPIDFVVTDTVAGGQEGEETPITQSTISRFACRVVCERNPPYTARIYAAGFDSSKNIFLGEKAAKWKNPDGHMDGLTTNGVLVMHPKGGFTEESKPGVWREISVCGDVYTLRETRSAQTPGKLVENESNVLLDGSLVDLCGATLLWRTAEGLFHTPTQKHLEALRQEINAARPQCPVGLNTLAFPSMQRSRALSCLEDKQPWVYLACGHVHGYHNWGHRSEQEPNTQRECPMCRVVGPYVPLWLGCEPAFYVDTGAPTHAFVPCGHVCSEKSVKYWSEIPLPHGTHAFHAACPFCATQLSLAQGCSKLIFQGPVD, translated from the exons GTACAATGGCTCCTTGCCCAATGGGGATCGCGGTAGACGAAAAAGCAGATTTGCGCTATACAAGAGGACCAAAGCCAATGGTGTTAAGCCGAGCGCCGTGCACATCCTCAACACACCCCAAGACAGCAAG GCTGTCAACTCCAAAGGCCAGCACAGCATCTCCTACACGCTGTCCCGCAACCAGACCGTGGTGGTGGAGTACAGCTATGATAAAGACACAGACATGTTTCAG ATCGGCCGTTCCACTGAGAGTCCCATTGACTTTGTGGTGACAGACACCGTAGCGGGAGGCCAGGAGGGCGAGGAGACTCCCATCACACAGAGCACCATCTCACGTTTCGCCTGCCGGGTCGTATGCGAGCGCAACCCTCCCTACACCGCTCGGATCTACGCAGCCGGCTTTGACTCGTCCAAGAATATCTTCCTCGGG GAAAAAGCTGCAAAGTGGAAGAACCCTGATGGTCACATGGATGGTCTGACAACCAATGGCGTGCTGGTGATGCACCCCAAGGGCGGCTTCACGGAGGAATCCAAGCCCGGCGTATGGCGGGAGATTTCTGTGTGTGGGGATGTCTACACCCTGAGAGAGACCCGCTCCGCACAGACTCCAGGCAAACTG GTGGAGAATGAAAGTAATGTACTCCTGGACGGCTCGCTGGTGGACTTGTGCGGCGCGACCTTGCTGTGGCGCACTGCCGAGGGTCTCTTTCACACTCCCACCCAAAAGCATCTGGAGGCCCTCCGGCAGGAGATCAACGCGGCGCGGCCCCAGTGCCCCGTGGGTCTAAACACCCTCGCCTTCCCCAGCATGCAACGCAGCCGTGCCCTTTCCTGTCTGGAGGACAAGCAGCCTTGGGTTTACTTGGCATGTGGCCACGTTCACGGTTACCACAACTGGGGTCATCGCTCAGAGCAGGAGCCCAACACCCAGCGAGAGTGCCCCATGTGCCGGGTGGTCGGCCCCTACGTCCCACTGTGGCTGGGCTGCGAGCCCGCCTTCTACGTGGACACGGGCGCCCCCACTCACGCCTTTGTGCCGTGTGGACACGTGTGCTCGGAGAAGTCTGTTAAGTACTGGTCGGAGATCCCGCTGCCCCACGGCACCCATGCCTTCCATGCCGCGTGTCCCTTCTGTGCCACCCAGCTCAGCCTCGCTCAGGGCTGCTCCAAGCTCATTTTCCAGGGCCCCGTGGACTGA